TTTCGACTCTCCTCCACCGTTTCTCCCCCGCAGAATTGACGAAAAATGGTTGGCTTGACAATCCATTTGATAGGGAAGCGAATGGCAAGTGCAATGTTTGTTAAAACTTTTCCAATAGAAACCAGCGCAGGATTACTGATTAAGCGAAAAAGCCAATAGGAACCTTTCAAATCTTTATCACTCCGGGATGAAAAAGCAACTTGAGTATTATCGAATGAAATAGCCATATAATAAATAAGAACAAATGTATTAAGTGCTATGAAATAGGATTTGCCTAACTAAAATATATTTATACCTTTGCTGAGTCAATTAATGAAAATGAAATTAACACAAACATATTTTTGGTTTTATCCTACACTCTCAACGGGAGGATAAAATCATTTTATCTAAAGGCCATCAAACCCCTCCCGTGAAAGCGAGAGGGGTTTTTTGTTTACACCGACACTAAAGGGAGAAGAAATAAAAAACGAAAAGAACATGAAATCTGAAACCATAAACCTAAAACAAAATCGCGTAGCGATTCAGGGCGCACATGGTTCCTTCCACGAACTTGCAGGAATGAAATACTTTGGAGAAAACATTCAAAGCATGGAATGCGTTTCGTTCAAAGATGTGTTCAATCTGGTGATGAATGATAAAGCGGATTTCGGAATAACAGCTATTGAAAATACTGTTGCGGGAACAATTTTGCCAAACTATGCAATGCTTAGAGAATCAGGAGTTAAAATTATTGGCGAAGTTTATCTGCACATTCAACAGAATCTGCTCTCACTGAAAGGACAAACCATTGCAGACATAAAAGAAGTTCATTCTCATCCGATGGCTATTCTACAATGCCAAACATTCTTCGAGCAATATCCTCACATTAAACTCATCGAAGCCGATGACACAGCTTCGCGCGCGCGCTGGATTTCAGAAAATAATCTGAAAAGTATTGGGGCCATCGCAGGAATTCATGTTGCTGATATTTATAACCTGCAAGCCCTTGCTGAAAGCATTGAAACACATAAGAAAAACTTTACGAGATTCTTAGTAATACGAAAAGATGGAATATTGGAAAATTGGAATAATGGAGAACAACACAACATTACAACATTCCAACATTCTAACATTCCTGACAAGTCATCAATCTGTTTCAACGTCACACACAGCAAAGGAAGCCTGGCAAGCGTTCTTACAAAACTTGCCGAGCATGATATTAATCTCACAAAAATTCAATCACTTCCGCTTATTGGTAAAGAATGGGAATATTACATACATATAGACATGGAGTTTGAGGGTTATGATAATTATCAAAACGCATTATCAGCTATCAAACCCTCGCTTAATGAGTTTAAAATTCTTGGCGAGTATAAAAGAGGAAATAAATTTTTTGAAAATTAAAACATGATTATCAAGCAAAGCAAACGTCTGAACGATGTGCAAGAATATTATTTCTCGGAGAAACTTTCTCAGATAAGAGAAATAGAAACGGGCGGAAAGAAAATTATTAATCTCGGAATAGGAAATCCGGACATGATGCCTTCTGAAAATACAATTGAAGAATTAATCCGCTCTGTAAAAAACCAAAAGAACCACGGCTATCAATCTTATAGGGGAATTCCGGAATTGAGAAAAGCGATTTCAAAATTCTACAGCGAAATTTATTCAGCAGAACTTAATCCGGAAACAGAAATTCTTCCTCTGCTCGGTTCCAAAGAAGGAATCACACATATTTCTCTTGCGTTTCTGAATACTGGAGATAAAGTCCTTGTTCCTGATCCGGGATACCCTACTTATTCTTCAGTTTCAAAAATGTGTGAGACAAAAATCATTGCTTATAGTCTGAAAGAAAAAAACAAATGGCTTCCTGATTTGAAAGAACTGGAGAAGATGAATCTAAAAAAAGTGAAACTGATGTGGCTGAACTATCCGAACATGCCCACAGGTGCGGAAGCAACCGATGAATGTTTTGAAAAACTGATTGCATTCGCTAAGAAGCATAAAATACTTCTCTGTCATGACAATCCCTATTCTATGGTGCTCAACAACGGAAAACCGAAAAGCATTTTGAATTACAAAAGAGCAAAAGATGTGGCGATTGAATTAAATTCGCTTAGCAAATCCTTCAACATGGCTGGCTGGCGCGTTGGGTGGATTGCAGGAAAGAAAGAATACATTGACACCATTCTAAAAGTAAAAAGCAATGTGGATTCGGGTATGTTTTTACCTATACAAAAAGCGTCCATTGAAGCACTGAATAATCTTCCATCCTGGCATAGCAAACGAAATGAAGAATACAAGCGTAGAAGAGAAAAAGTGTGGGAACTATTGGCTGTTATTGGTTGCGGCTACACCATTGATCAGGTTGGAATGTTTGTCTGGGCGAAAGTAGCCCACCCCTTGCCCCTCCCATTAGGAGGGGAGAAAAAGCAAAAACAAAAAGTCCGCCCTAACGGGGAGGATTTAGGAGGGGCTCTTGTTGAAAAATTACTTCACGAAGCAAATGTTTTCATCACTCCGGGATTTATTTTCGGTGAGAATGGAGAAGGATATATACGTGTTTCTCTTTGCAGTGAGGTCAGCGTAATTGAACAAGCGATTCAGCAAGTGAAAAGTATTTTTAAT
This Bacteroidota bacterium DNA region includes the following protein-coding sequences:
- a CDS encoding aminotransferase class I/II-fold pyridoxal phosphate-dependent enzyme, with amino-acid sequence MIIKQSKRLNDVQEYYFSEKLSQIREIETGGKKIINLGIGNPDMMPSENTIEELIRSVKNQKNHGYQSYRGIPELRKAISKFYSEIYSAELNPETEILPLLGSKEGITHISLAFLNTGDKVLVPDPGYPTYSSVSKMCETKIIAYSLKEKNKWLPDLKELEKMNLKKVKLMWLNYPNMPTGAEATDECFEKLIAFAKKHKILLCHDNPYSMVLNNGKPKSILNYKRAKDVAIELNSLSKSFNMAGWRVGWIAGKKEYIDTILKVKSNVDSGMFLPIQKASIEALNNLPSWHSKRNEEYKRRREKVWELLAVIGCGYTIDQVGMFVWAKVAHPLPLPLGGEKKQKQKVRPNGEDLGGALVEKLLHEANVFITPGFIFGENGEGYIRVSLCSEVSVIEQAIQQVKSIFNKVNNHKLQTAI
- a CDS encoding prephenate dehydratase; translated protein: MKSETINLKQNRVAIQGAHGSFHELAGMKYFGENIQSMECVSFKDVFNLVMNDKADFGITAIENTVAGTILPNYAMLRESGVKIIGEVYLHIQQNLLSLKGQTIADIKEVHSHPMAILQCQTFFEQYPHIKLIEADDTASRARWISENNLKSIGAIAGIHVADIYNLQALAESIETHKKNFTRFLVIRKDGILENWNNGEQHNITTFQHSNIPDKSSICFNVTHSKGSLASVLTKLAEHDINLTKIQSLPLIGKEWEYYIHIDMEFEGYDNYQNALSAIKPSLNEFKILGEYKRGNKFFEN